One region of Macadamia integrifolia cultivar HAES 741 chromosome 11, SCU_Mint_v3, whole genome shotgun sequence genomic DNA includes:
- the LOC122094420 gene encoding CBS domain-containing protein CBSX5-like — MAVSFLAHEVSDLCLGKPALRSLSISATVGEALSALKKSEESYLSVWSCDHSSKEKPDFDDCRCVGKICMVDVICYLCEEENLSCPSSALKSPVSVLLPKTSGLVRHVEPHSSLLDAIDLILEGAQNIVVPIQTSSRKKHLHKTSFGPTLHNGREYCWITQEDVVRFLLSSIGLFSPIPALSIESLNIIGTEILAVNYHDPAITAVESIARSLNCLTSVAVVDGSGKLIGEISPFTLAVCDETVAAAIATLSAGDLMAYIDCGGPPEDLVRVVKARLKERKLEGMLELMEELSSCSSSSDEEYSSSPTEPLRGRVSRSRSGSYSARIIRRSEAIVCQPRSSLVAVMIQALAHRVGYVWVIEDDYSLAGNVTFPDILKVFREHLQVMNWSL; from the exons ATGGCAGTTAGCTTTTTGGCTCATGAGGTATCCGACCTCTGTCTGGGAAAGCCGGCGTTGAGGTCGCTATCGATCTCCGCTACCGTCGGCGAAGCTTTATCGGCGTTGAAAAAGTCTGAAGAGAGCTATCTGAGCGTTTGGAGCTGTGATCACTCATCTAAGGAGAAACCGGATTTCGATGATTGTCGATGCGTAGGCAAGATTTGCATGGTGGATGTTATTTGCTATCTCTGCGAGGAAGAGAACCTCTCTTGTCCATCGTCTGCGCTTAAATCCCCTGTTTCTGTGCTTCTTCCGAAGACTTCTGGTCTTGTGAGGCATGTGGAGCCGCACTCAAG CTTATTAGACGCGATCGATCTCATCCTTGAAGGGGCTCAGAACATCGTCGTTCCAATACAGACGAGTTCAAGAAAAAAACATCTCCACAAAACCTCTTTCGGTCCAACACTCCACAACGGCCGTGAATACTGCTGGATCACACAAGAAGACGTAGTCCGTTTCCTCCTGAGCTCCATTGGCCTCTTTTCCCCAATCCCTGCTTTGTCCATCGAATCCCTCAACATTATCGGCACCGAAATCCTCGCCGTCAACTACCATGATCCGGCGATCACCGCCGTCGAATCGATAGCTCGCTCTCTCAATTGTCTCACCTCTGTTGCAGTTGTCGACGGCTCAGGGAAACTAATCGGGGAGATTTCCCCCTTCACTCTCGCAGTCTGCGACGAGACTGTTGCTGCAGCGATTGCAACCCTCTCCGCCGGCGATCTCATGGCTTACATCGACTGCGGAGGTCCACCGGAAGATTTGGTCAGAGTAGTGAAGGCGAggttaaaagagagaaaactaGAAGGGATGTTGGAATTAATGGAGGAATTGAGTTCTTGTTCTTCGTCTTCGGATGAAGAGTACTCTTCCTCTCCTACGGAACCATTACGAGGTCGGGTGAGCAGGTCACGATCAGGGTCTTACTCGGCGAGGATTATCAGGAGATCGGAAGCGATTGTGTGTCAGCCGAGGAGTTCATTGGTGGCGGTGATGATACAGGCGCTGGCACACCGTGTTGGTTACGTGTGGGTCATCGAAGATGACTACAGCTTGGCCGGAAATGTTACTTTCCCAGATATTTTGAAGGTTTTCCGGGAACATTTGCAGGTCATGAATTGGTCTTTGTGA